CCCTGGGCGCGGGCGTAACGCTCGGCGGCCTCCATCAGCTGCCGCCCGTAGCCGGAGCCCCGCAGCGCCCGGGCCACCACCACGCTCTCCACGAAGAGGCCGTGGGGCTGGCCGGCCACCCGGGACAGCCGGACGTGTCCCACCAGCTGGCACGGACCCCCCGGCGTGGCGGGGGATTCGGCGGGGCCCGGGGTccgcagcagcaccaggcaggtgGGGAAGGCGTCCGAGGAGCGGCGCAGCGCGTGGAGCCGCAGCGCCCGGCTCTTGCCCCACTCCTCGGCCAGCAGCTCGGCGCaggcctccagcagctccgGCCGCCGGTGCAGGGGGACGAGGCTGAGCTCCTCCGGCACCGAGCCCATTCTTCGCACTGCCGGGACACCGACCGGGGGCAGCTCAGCGCCCGCCaccggcggggggggggctcggcggTATCAGCGGTGCCCCGCGTCGCGACAGCCCCGGTGCCCGTgcccgtgccgtgccgtgccgtgccgagctgTGCCGTGCCGAGCTGTGCCCAGGGCAGAGGACCGGGGCCCGGCAGCCGCCCCCCCTTGCGCAGGCGAAGCCGCAGGCAAGAGGAACCGCGGTGCCAACCGACCGGCCGGGTTGCACAAGCCACCCTTGG
This genomic stretch from Oxyura jamaicensis isolate SHBP4307 breed ruddy duck unplaced genomic scaffold, BPBGC_Ojam_1.0 oxyUn_random_OJ68955, whole genome shotgun sequence harbors:
- the NAA80 gene encoding N-alpha-acetyltransferase 80, whose translation is MGSVPEELSLVPLHRRPELLEACAELLAEEWGKSRALRLHALRRSSDAFPTCLVLLRTPGPAESPATPGGPCQLVGHVRLSRVAGQPHGLFVESVVVARALRGSGYGRQLMEAAERYARAQGFRRLHLSTHDKQHFYARLGFALAEPVQSVPFLSPAMPAEALRAFATPAGPAAAAPGGPPAPRPPLPPPTAPPPPPLPPPAWAGGGQAESCGQSLPETPHRDARGLPVFWMKKDI